The DNA region AAAGAATTTGGAAAGAAGATCTTCACATACGGTTTCGTGTATTTCTCCACATATTGCAAGAACAACTGCACATTCTGCTATTATAGAACGTCAAACTCTGGAATCGATCGTTACAGAAAGAGCAAAGAGGAGATCGTCCAGCTGTCCGCAAGTCTTCAGGATGCGGGAATAAACCTGTCCGATCTTACCATGGGTGAGGACCCTCTTATGTACAAGGACGGTTACAAGAATCTTTTGGACATCATATCTGCGGTTCATGATGAGGTTGGAATAAACATCATGGCGTCGCCAGGCGCTCTTCCCCATGACATGTTCACCAAAGTCAGGGATGCCGGTGCTGACTGGTATGCCTGTTATCAGGAGACATATAACAGAGAATTATTCAATTCACTAAGGCTCAACCAGAGTTATGACGACCGTAGGAATCAGAAGATCTGGGCAATGGAGGCGGGATTGCTGGCGGAGGATGGTATGATGATCGGCCTGGGCGAGAGCGTCAGGGACAGGGCGGAAACCATCGCTGAGATGAGTTCCCTGGGTTGCGGTCAGGTGAGGGCGATGACATTCGTTCCTCAGGCCGGAACCCCAATGCAGGATTTCACGCCTTACGATTCTACCGAGGAACTCAAGGCCATTGCAATCATGAGGCTTCTCAACCCGGACAAACTGATCCCTTGCAGTCTCGATGTAGAAGGTATCGCTGGACTCAAGACAAGGATCAACGCTGGAGCCAATGTGGTCACATCGATAGTGCCTCCCAGCAAGCATCTCGCGGGTGTCGCGCAGCATGAACTTGACATAGAGAACGGAAACCGTTCGGTCGAGCATGTATTCGAAATGCTGGAGGATATGGGACACCATCACGCATCCTCCGCAGAGTACAGGTCATTCCTCGAAGCTCACAGGCCCAAGAGGGTGGCCTGATGAGGATAGCGATAGTGGGAGGTGCCCTTCAGGGCATGGAGGCCGTTCTGCTCGCTAAAGCAGCCGGATACGAGACCGTTGTTCTGGATAGGAAGACTAATGCTCCTGC from Thermoplasmata archaeon includes:
- the pylB gene encoding methylornithine synthase PylB, which gives rise to MIAETVAKAEREGKLSVDEIFELMSSTGREDLDTLFAAARRVRDKEFGKKIFTYGFVYFSTYCKNNCTFCYYRTSNSGIDRYRKSKEEIVQLSASLQDAGINLSDLTMGEDPLMYKDGYKNLLDIISAVHDEVGINIMASPGALPHDMFTKVRDAGADWYACYQETYNRELFNSLRLNQSYDDRRNQKIWAMEAGLLAEDGMMIGLGESVRDRAETIAEMSSLGCGQVRAMTFVPQAGTPMQDFTPYDSTEELKAIAIMRLLNPDKLIPCSLDVEGIAGLKTRINAGANVVTSIVPPSKHLAGVAQHELDIENGNRSVEHVFEMLEDMGHHHASSAEYRSFLEAHRPKRVA